Proteins co-encoded in one Arachis hypogaea cultivar Tifrunner chromosome 13, arahy.Tifrunner.gnm2.J5K5, whole genome shotgun sequence genomic window:
- the LOC112732438 gene encoding uncharacterized protein, protein MDDGPAKLNIIPDHFQVPTSSQVSPENTSSSITEPQTDQSSRSPHHLRTRRKLKTALMLSLFSPRRLSWVSSNEGQEKVELTVAEVESLRSELTVIEEREAHLKARVEHVDEVLRSARLSGYLYIRTRWEALPGEPPPIDDTEVDDWLPRFVVLHGECIFLYLLCTDLSPQDSTLLSDIIEVGRLPSFKRDDEIQYAFYILTQLGLRYECSSNSKIQVDCWLSALQTDCKLESDTSIPNVWIKM, encoded by the exons ATGGATGATGGTCCTGCAAAATTAAATATCATTCCTGATCACTTTCAAGTTCCAACATCGAGTCAAGTATCTCCTGAAAACACATCATCGTCTATTACAGAACCTCAAACTGATCAATCCTCGAG GTCCCCACACCATTTGCGGACCCGAAGGAAATTAAAGACGGCTTTGATGTTGAGCTTGTTTTCTCCGAGGCGGCTCTCATGGGTTTCCAGTAATGAAGGTCAGGAGAAG GTAGAGCTAACTGTTGCAGAAGTAGAGTCACTTCGATCTGAACTTACTGTTATAGAGGAGAGGGAAGCTCATTTGAAAGCTCG AGTGGAACATGTTGATGAAGTTTTGCGGTCAGCACGTCTATCTGGCTACTTATACATCCGAACT AGATGGGAAGCCCTACCAGGCGAACCTCCACCTATAGATGATACAGAAGTAGATGATTGGCTTCCTCGCTTTGTTGTTCTCCACGGAGAATGTATATTCTTATATTTGTTGTGTACAG ATCTAAGTCCTCAGGACTCAACCCTTCTATCGGACATCATTGAGGTAGGGAGGTTACCAAGTTTCAAACGTGATGATGAGATTCAATATGCCTTTTATATTTTGACTCAGCTCGGATTACGTTATGAGTGCTCAAGCAATTCTAAAATACAG GTGGACTGTTGGTTATCAGCTCTTCAAACTGACTGTAAATTGGAATCTGATACATCAATTCCAAATGTTTGGATTAAGATGTAA